The proteins below are encoded in one region of Dioscorea cayenensis subsp. rotundata cultivar TDr96_F1 chromosome 18, TDr96_F1_v2_PseudoChromosome.rev07_lg8_w22 25.fasta, whole genome shotgun sequence:
- the LOC120282847 gene encoding uncharacterized protein LOC120282847 gives MVPIRQQTLRQRFDLLQMKEEETVQHYITRVLAVVNQIRGMGSELKDTNVVLKVMRSLLSRFVHAVTSIEEARYMSKVTLDELSGSPQAHEAKFNQFIERPERHEAFVMQEDARSGRTNWRGRCSGRASDNSRGGDQRPSMQRQQNFNEYSRGGSGAFGRFSRGQRQPRQSFNKKNLQNVQCFRCKKYGYYQSHYWSTQDKNASEAGSSSNVPNPGDYGHLFMVHNGQGLESPSIWLLDSGTSSHMTGRRELFHNLDETLQHKVRLGDDKEINVCGRGSAEIRMFDSKLRLNNGVQYVPSLAHNLLSVGQLNKGGYDVNFSKNYGCIIRDGSTRRNLFRI, from the coding sequence ATGGTTCCAATTAGGCAGCAAACCTTGAGGCAAAGATTTGATCTATTGCAGATGAAGGAAGAGGAGACAGTCCAACATTATATTACAAGAGTGTTAGCTGTGGTGAATCAGATAAGAGGCATGGGAAGTGAATTAAAAGATACTAATGTGGTCTTAAAGGTAATGAGAAGTTTATTATCAAGATTTGTGCATGCAGTGACTTCAATTGAAGAGGCTAGGTACATGTCTAAAGTAACACTTGATGAATTGAGTGGCTCTCCTCAAGCACATGAGGCCAAGtttaatcaatttattgaaaggcCTGAAAGACATGAAGCCTTTGTGATGCAGGAAGATGCAAGAAGTGGTAGGACTAATTGGAGAGGAAGATGTAGTGGAAGAGCTAGTGATAATTCAAGAGGAGGTGATCAAAGACCAAGTATGCAAAGGCAACAGAATTTCAATGAATATAGTAGAGGTGGCTCAGGGGCATTTGGCAGATTTAGTAGAGGTCAGAGGCAGCCTAGGCAGagctttaacaaaaaaaatttgcaaaatgTTCAGTGTTTCAGATGCAAGAAGTATGGGTACTATCAATCACACTATTGGTCCACACAAGATAAAAATGCAAGTGAAGCAGGAAGTTCTTCTAATGTACCAAATCCTGGTGATTATGGGCATTTGTTTATGGTTCATAATGGGCAAGGACTAGAGAGTCCTTCTATCTGGCTATTAGATAGTGGGACATCTAGCCATATGACTGGAAGAAGGGAGCTATTTCATAATTTAGATGAAACACTGCAGCATAAAGTCAGACTTGGTGATGATAAAGAAATTAATGTGTGTGGCAGAGGTTCTGCTGAAATCAGAATGTTTGATAGCAAATTGAGATTGAATAATGGTGTTCAGTATGTTCCTTCACTGgctcataatttattaagtGTAGGACAGCTCAATAAAGGAGGCTATGATGTCAATTTCAGTAAAAACTATGGGTGTATAATTAGAGATGGAAGCACTAGGAGAAATTTGTTTagaatttag